CGAGCACGCGGGCGTCGGCATGGCAGGGCATCTGCGCGTCCGCGGCGAAGTGGCTCATCATGAAGAAGTAGAGCGCCGCCTGGGTGACGGAGGTCTGCGCGTCCTTGGGGAAGGGGAGCTTCTCCGGGACGATGTCATCGAGCACGCTCTGGAGCTGGGCGTCTCCCAGCAGGAGCAGATCAGTGAGCGCCGTCGCGAGCCCCGCCGCGCAGTCCGCCGGGTGCCGGCCGGGATCGCAGTCCCCGCGATAGGGGCGCGTCCAGAAGTCCGCGGGCAGCTGCTCCATGAAGCCGGTGAGCTTGCGATGCGGCCCGAGCTTCCTGCACGTCTCCTCGCGGCTCTGGATGAAGCGGACGGCGTCGGCTCCGGCGTAGGGCTTCATCTTCAGCACGTGGTTCTGCGTGCTGCCAGAGCCGTTCTTGAAGTACTTCTCGTCCGGCAGCCAGGCGCCGATGGCGACGCGGGACACCAGCGGGCGCAGCAGGGCCGCGAGCGTGGCGGTCTCTTCATCTCGCGCGAGCAGGTCCACGGCGCGAACGGCGATCCAGATATGGCTCTTCTTCTTCATGGGAGCGCTCCGGGAGGTTTCAGGTAGGGAGGCGGGGCGTCAGTCACCGATGGCGAGCACGACGCGGCCGTTGATGGTCCCCTGGCGCATGCGCTGGAACACGTCGTTGATGGCCTGCAGCGGCTGGCGGTGGATGGTCGCCTTCACCCGTCCGATCGCGGCCAGATCGAGCGACTCCTGCAGGTCCATGCGAGTGCCGACGATGGAGCCGCGGATGGTGAGGCGCTTGAGGACGACCTCGAAGATGGGTGTGGCGAACTCGCCCGGCGGCAGGCCCACGAGCGCGCAGGTGCCGTGTGGGCGGAGCATGTCGATGGACTGGCGGAACGCCTCGGGAGAGACGGCGGTGACGAGCACTCCATGGGCGCCGCCGATGAGGCGCTGCAGCTCCGTGGCGGGATCCTTGCGGGCATCGAGGGCGATCTCGGCCCCGAGCGAGCGGGCCAGGGCCAGCTTCTCCTCGCCCAGATCCACGGCGGCCACGCGCATGCCCATGGCCTTGGCGTACTGCACCGCCATGTGGCCCAGGCCGCCGATGCCGGAGATGACGACCCACTGTCCGGGACGGACCTCCGTCTCCTTGAGTCCCTTGTAGGTGGTGACTCCGGCGCAGAGGATCGGCGCGGCGTCGGCGAAGCTCACGGAGGCGGGGATGCGCCCTACGTGTGACGCCTGCGCGAGTACGTACTCGGCGAAGCCTCCGTTGACGGAGTAGCCCGTGGTCGTCTGCGAGGCGCAGAGCGTCTCCCAGCCCGTGATGCAGTGCTCGCAGGCGCCACACGCGCCGTGGAGCCAGGGAACTCCGACGCGGTCTCCCTCCTTGAGCGAGGTGACGCCCGGGCCCAGCTCGGCCACGTAGCCGGCGCCCTCATGGCCCGGGATGAAGGGGAGCGTGGGCTTGACCGGCCAGTCGCCCTGCGCCGCGTGCAGATCGGTGTGACAGACGCCGCTGGCGACGACCTTGACCAGCACCTGACCGGGACCCGGCGTGGGCGTGGGGACCTCTTCGAGCGAGAGTGGCTGGCCAAAGCTCCGGACGACAGCGGCCTTCATCATGCGCTTCATGGCGGGACTCCCTGGTGGGTTCAGGGCGCCATGGAGCAAGGCCTGGGCCAGAGCGCGTGCCTGCGAGAGGCTCGGCGTGGGCGCACCGTGCGCCGCAGAATCTGCGTCACGGAACAGGGCGGGGGCGCACTCCGCAGAAACTGCACACAGAGCCGCTCAGATGCCCAGCAGCGTGCGGATCTCCATCAACATCCCGATCTCGTCGCTGTCGACGTGCTGATCGCTGGCCGCCATCATTCGCGCGGCCTGGATGACGTCCTGCGGCCGGCTGCGCAGCAGGCCCATGTCGGGCGCGGGCAGGGGCTTGCCCTCCTTCAGACAGGCCAGGAGCGCCGTCACCTGGTCGGGGGGCACGTTCCAGCCGCTGGCCACCGTGGAGAACTCCTGGAGCTCCTCGGGCTCGAGCTGGTCGTCACTCGTGATGACCTGCAGGAGCAGCTTGAGGACCTCGGTGTAGAAGCGGCTGTCGTCGCGGGGGGATTGCGTCATCGGTGAGGCTGCCTCCGGCCCGGGAGAGTGGCCTGCCT
This is a stretch of genomic DNA from Hyalangium gracile. It encodes these proteins:
- a CDS encoding zinc-dependent alcohol dehydrogenase, which gives rise to MKRMMKAAVVRSFGQPLSLEEVPTPTPGPGQVLVKVVASGVCHTDLHAAQGDWPVKPTLPFIPGHEGAGYVAELGPGVTSLKEGDRVGVPWLHGACGACEHCITGWETLCASQTTTGYSVNGGFAEYVLAQASHVGRIPASVSFADAAPILCAGVTTYKGLKETEVRPGQWVVISGIGGLGHMAVQYAKAMGMRVAAVDLGEEKLALARSLGAEIALDARKDPATELQRLIGGAHGVLVTAVSPEAFRQSIDMLRPHGTCALVGLPPGEFATPIFEVVLKRLTIRGSIVGTRMDLQESLDLAAIGRVKATIHRQPLQAINDVFQRMRQGTINGRVVLAIGD
- a CDS encoding tellurite resistance TerB family protein, which encodes MTQSPRDDSRFYTEVLKLLLQVITSDDQLEPEELQEFSTVASGWNVPPDQVTALLACLKEGKPLPAPDMGLLRSRPQDVIQAARMMAASDQHVDSDEIGMLMEIRTLLGI